From Serinicoccus profundi, the proteins below share one genomic window:
- a CDS encoding glycosyltransferase family 2 protein: MSDPRFAVVVLTQGRRPEELRRGLDSLLSQRGVELDVVVVGNAWNPVGLHEQVKTLALPTNVGIPAGRNAGVPHVEGEFLFFLDDDAWLIDDDVLLRTAHYLRSHPDVGLVQPLIEDPDAAELPGRWIPRLGARQRHTEADVFSVVEMTVAMRREAFEATGGWPGIFFYAHEGIELAWRVWAAGYRVRYVPSLRTGHPVIDPRRHADYFYKNARNRVWLARRNLPAPLALVYVTSWTGIQLVRWTTRREGLESWWTGWLDGWRTDPFEPGEDRSRLRWRDVARMARHGRFLII; encoded by the coding sequence ATGAGCGACCCCCGGTTCGCGGTGGTCGTCCTCACCCAGGGACGCCGACCCGAGGAGCTGCGCCGTGGCCTCGACTCCCTCCTGTCGCAGCGGGGTGTGGAGCTCGACGTGGTCGTCGTCGGCAACGCGTGGAACCCGGTGGGGCTGCACGAGCAGGTCAAGACGCTGGCCCTCCCGACCAACGTCGGCATCCCGGCGGGTCGCAACGCCGGCGTCCCGCACGTGGAGGGAGAGTTCCTCTTCTTCCTGGACGACGACGCCTGGCTCATCGATGACGACGTGCTGCTCCGGACCGCGCACTACCTCCGGTCCCACCCCGACGTCGGCCTGGTCCAGCCGCTCATCGAGGATCCCGACGCCGCGGAGCTGCCCGGCCGGTGGATCCCCCGTCTGGGGGCGCGCCAACGGCATACCGAGGCCGACGTCTTCAGCGTCGTGGAGATGACCGTCGCCATGCGTCGCGAGGCCTTCGAGGCCACCGGCGGGTGGCCCGGCATCTTCTTCTACGCGCACGAGGGCATCGAGCTGGCCTGGCGCGTCTGGGCCGCCGGCTACCGCGTGCGCTACGTCCCCTCGTTGCGCACCGGCCACCCGGTCATCGACCCACGCCGGCACGCCGACTACTTCTACAAGAACGCCCGCAACCGGGTCTGGCTGGCCAGGCGCAACCTGCCGGCCCCGCTCGCCCTGGTCTACGTCACCAGCTGGACGGGCATCCAGCTCGTCCGCTGGACGACCCGGCGCGAGGGCCTGGAGTCGTGGTGGACGGGCTGGCTGGACGGCTGGCGCACCGACCCCTTCGAGCCCGGCGAGGACAGGTCACGCCTGCGGTGGCGTGACGTGGCGCGCATGGCCCGCCACGGCCGCTTCCTCATCATCTGA
- a CDS encoding CDP-alcohol phosphatidyltransferase family protein produces the protein MADASSAHDHRPSRPSLAQVRAVAQPPEVLARGNAEHWTGDLYLRRLSPHLTRVLIPTPLSANGVTTLMMVAGWAAAGALLVPGLWGALLGALLAQLQMLLDCSDGEIARWKGLSGPVGIFLDKVGHYTVEAAIALALGWRAAGLVGGQEQDPAQWFGYAFAGAFLATFLVINKALNEMVHASRAAVGLGPLPDTAAARAVPASTVLGSLRRLARLLPFHRMFHSIEMTLVTLAVALLGLLLGEELAAARLQVVVMAVVIVPVTIGHAFAILASGRLRRGVAA, from the coding sequence ATGGCTGACGCGTCGTCCGCCCACGACCACCGGCCCTCACGGCCCTCCCTGGCGCAGGTGCGTGCCGTCGCTCAGCCCCCCGAGGTGCTGGCCAGGGGCAACGCCGAGCACTGGACCGGTGACCTCTACCTCCGTCGCCTGTCCCCGCACCTGACCCGGGTGCTCATCCCCACCCCGCTCTCGGCCAACGGCGTCACCACCTTGATGATGGTGGCCGGGTGGGCCGCGGCCGGGGCACTCCTCGTGCCCGGCCTCTGGGGCGCGCTGCTCGGCGCCCTGCTGGCCCAGCTGCAGATGCTCCTGGACTGCTCCGACGGCGAGATCGCCCGCTGGAAGGGGCTCTCCGGTCCGGTCGGGATCTTCCTCGACAAGGTCGGTCACTACACGGTCGAGGCGGCCATCGCGCTGGCGCTGGGGTGGCGGGCCGCGGGGCTCGTGGGCGGCCAGGAGCAGGACCCCGCCCAGTGGTTCGGGTATGCCTTCGCCGGCGCGTTCCTCGCGACCTTCCTCGTCATCAACAAGGCGCTCAACGAGATGGTGCACGCCTCGCGTGCCGCGGTCGGCCTGGGCCCGCTGCCCGACACGGCAGCCGCCAGGGCCGTCCCGGCGAGCACCGTGCTGGGCTCGCTGCGGCGCCTGGCCCGGCTCCTGCCCTTCCACCGGATGTTCCACTCCATCGAGATGACCCTGGTGACGCTGGCCGTCGCCCTCCTCGGTCTGCTGCTCGGCGAGGAGCTGGCGGCCGCCCGGCTCCAGGTCGTCGTCATGGCGGTCGTCATCGTGCCGGTGACCATCGGCCACGCCTTCGCCATCCTGGCCTCGGGTCGGCTCCGCCGAGGTGTCGCGGCATGA
- the msrA gene encoding peptide-methionine (S)-S-oxide reductase MsrA, whose product MMQRTNTLPGRPTPLPDIPERHVVLGSSMHGPWPEGTEVMTVAMGCFWGAERIFWQLPGVVTTAAGYQGGTTPNPTYREVCTGHTGHTEAVLVVYDRAVTDPEQLLKAFWENHDPTTANRQGNDIGTQYRSAIYWTTPEQERAARATAKAFGEVLSRAGHGRIVTEVRPAQDAGPFYYAEELHQQYLHKNPGGYCNHGPNGYTCPVGLVPQDQLPSQTSIAPPD is encoded by the coding sequence ATGATGCAGCGCACCAACACCCTCCCCGGACGCCCCACCCCCCTGCCCGACATCCCCGAGCGCCACGTCGTGCTCGGATCCTCGATGCACGGCCCCTGGCCCGAGGGCACCGAGGTCATGACGGTGGCGATGGGATGCTTCTGGGGCGCGGAGCGGATCTTCTGGCAGCTGCCTGGCGTCGTGACGACGGCGGCCGGCTACCAGGGCGGCACCACCCCCAACCCGACCTACCGCGAGGTCTGCACCGGGCATACCGGTCACACCGAGGCCGTCCTCGTGGTCTACGACCGGGCGGTCACCGACCCCGAGCAGCTCCTCAAGGCCTTCTGGGAGAACCACGACCCGACGACCGCCAACCGGCAGGGCAACGACATCGGCACGCAGTACCGCTCGGCGATCTACTGGACGACGCCGGAGCAGGAGCGTGCCGCGCGGGCGACGGCGAAGGCCTTCGGCGAGGTCCTCTCCCGGGCCGGTCACGGTCGGATCGTCACCGAGGTGAGGCCGGCGCAGGACGCCGGTCCGTTCTACTACGCGGAGGAGCTGCACCAGCAGTACCTCCACAAGAACCCGGGCGGCTACTGCAACCACGGCCCCAACGGCTACACCTGCCCCGTGGGCCTCGTCCCGCAGGACCAGCTGCCGTCGCAGACCTCGATCGCCCCGCCCGACTGA
- the greA gene encoding transcription elongation factor GreA yields MTDTAAASYLTQEAYDRLEAELNQLKNDGRSEISKRIEAAREEGDLKENGGYHAAKEEQGKMEARIRQLEHLLQNAVVGAAPTEKGVVQPGTVVTVEMFGDTETFLLGSREIIDDDSDLDVYSEQSPLGSALLGGKTGETVTYEAPNGSTVEVKIVEAVPYQA; encoded by the coding sequence GTGACCGACACCGCAGCAGCCAGCTACCTGACGCAGGAAGCCTACGACCGCCTCGAGGCCGAGTTGAACCAGCTCAAGAACGACGGGCGCTCGGAGATCAGCAAGCGCATCGAGGCGGCCCGCGAGGAGGGTGACCTCAAGGAGAACGGCGGGTACCACGCGGCCAAGGAGGAGCAGGGCAAGATGGAGGCCCGCATCCGCCAGCTCGAGCACCTGCTGCAGAACGCCGTCGTCGGTGCCGCGCCGACCGAGAAGGGCGTCGTCCAGCCGGGCACGGTCGTCACCGTCGAGATGTTCGGGGACACCGAGACGTTCCTCCTGGGCTCCCGGGAGATCATCGACGACGACAGCGACCTCGACGTCTACAGCGAGCAGTCGCCGCTGGGGTCGGCCCTGCTCGGGGGCAAGACGGGCGAGACCGTCACCTATGAGGCGCCCAACGGCAGCACCGTGGAGGTCAAGATCGTGGAGGCCGTGCCCTACCAGGCCTGA
- a CDS encoding DUF4307 domain-containing protein, with protein sequence MTAPSAQPGDPRPPADDAPDWDSIEEQAEEADRAAPRQRRWWTIGLVAVLVMSTLAVIWGLAATRGRVHWVNTGFDVISEAQVDVRFDLRRDPDREVVCTLEAQADSHVVVGRTQVSVPPADSSPSRHVESVATASPAITGYLDQCWYADEAPRQE encoded by the coding sequence GTGACCGCCCCCAGCGCCCAGCCCGGCGACCCCCGCCCCCCGGCCGACGACGCACCGGACTGGGACTCCATCGAGGAGCAGGCCGAGGAGGCCGACCGCGCGGCGCCGCGGCAGCGTCGATGGTGGACGATCGGCCTCGTCGCCGTGCTCGTCATGAGCACCCTGGCGGTGATCTGGGGGTTGGCGGCCACGCGGGGCAGGGTCCACTGGGTCAACACCGGCTTCGACGTCATCTCCGAGGCCCAGGTGGACGTGCGCTTCGACCTGCGCCGCGACCCCGACCGGGAGGTCGTCTGCACCCTCGAGGCGCAGGCCGACTCGCACGTGGTGGTCGGTCGGACCCAGGTGAGCGTGCCTCCCGCGGACAGCTCACCGAGCCGCCACGTCGAGAGCGTGGCCACCGCCTCCCCGGCGATCACCGGCTACCTCGACCAGTGCTGGTATGCCGACGAGGCGCCCCGTCAGGAGTGA
- the mca gene encoding mycothiol conjugate amidase Mca, with amino-acid sequence MTTTGRGLRLMAVHAHPDDESSKGAATTAHYVAEGVDVRVVSCTGGERGDVLNEKLKDDPHIVRDITQVRRDEMALAAQILGISHTWLGFVDSGLPEGDPLPPLPEGCFALEPLEVTTEALVRVIREFRPHVLTTYDENGGYPHPDHIMTHVVTMAAFEAAGDPEAYPHAGAPWQPLKVYYSGWDPQRMIRLDEAMVEAGHEPPFADWRKHLGSRPRRVLTTRVPCGEQFSVRDDALRAHATQVDPDGPWFRVPLEIQQRVWPTEDYELARSLVTVDLPEDDLFAGLRSMDLPELDALGAQAHDRDAQGALVLAHQGEPPLPPLDADATSTGGEDGDADGDGVDDVRRGEGHEE; translated from the coding sequence ATGACCACCACGGGACGCGGCCTGCGCCTCATGGCGGTGCACGCCCACCCTGATGACGAGTCCAGCAAGGGTGCCGCCACCACGGCGCACTACGTCGCCGAGGGGGTCGACGTCCGCGTGGTCTCGTGCACCGGGGGAGAGCGCGGGGACGTGCTCAACGAGAAGCTCAAGGACGACCCGCACATCGTCCGCGACATCACGCAGGTGCGCCGCGACGAGATGGCGCTGGCGGCCCAGATCCTGGGCATCAGCCATACCTGGCTGGGCTTCGTCGACAGCGGCCTCCCCGAGGGCGACCCGCTCCCGCCGCTGCCGGAGGGCTGCTTCGCGCTCGAGCCCCTCGAGGTGACGACCGAGGCGCTGGTCCGCGTCATCCGGGAGTTCCGCCCGCACGTGCTCACGACCTACGACGAGAACGGTGGCTACCCCCACCCCGACCACATCATGACCCACGTCGTGACGATGGCGGCCTTCGAGGCCGCCGGGGACCCCGAGGCCTACCCGCACGCCGGGGCACCCTGGCAGCCGCTCAAGGTCTACTACAGCGGCTGGGACCCCCAGCGCATGATCCGCCTCGACGAGGCGATGGTCGAGGCCGGGCACGAGCCGCCCTTCGCGGACTGGCGCAAGCACCTCGGGAGTCGCCCCCGGCGGGTCCTCACCACGCGGGTGCCGTGCGGCGAGCAGTTCTCGGTGCGCGACGACGCCCTCCGCGCCCACGCCACCCAGGTCGACCCGGACGGCCCGTGGTTCCGCGTGCCGCTGGAGATCCAGCAGCGGGTCTGGCCCACCGAGGACTACGAGCTCGCGCGCTCCCTCGTCACCGTCGACCTGCCCGAGGACGACCTCTTCGCCGGGCTGCGCAGCATGGACCTGCCGGAGCTGGACGCGCTCGGCGCGCAGGCGCACGACCGCGACGCGCAGGGTGCGCTGGTCCTGGCGCACCAGGGTGAGCCCCCGCTGCCCCCGCTGGACGCCGACGCCACCTCGACGGGCGGCGAGGACGGTGACGCCGACGGGGACGGTGTCGATGACGTGCGCCGCGGCGAGGGGCACGAGGAGTGA
- the trhA gene encoding PAQR family membrane homeostasis protein TrhA, translating into MPSSPAPSAVPGPLGSVVDQMKPHLRGWLHLGMVPVALVAGAVLVALAPTTGAAVASLVFAITGVLLFGTSALYHRGRWSPRTARLLKRWDHANIFLIIAGTYTPFAVLLLPPGQQRLLLWVVWSGAIAGVFFRVFWVGAPRWLYTGVYIALGWVAIFFLVPMWRTGGPLVVGLIALGGLFYTLGAVVYGLRRPDPSPRWFGFHEVFHAFTVAAFASHWAAAYLSLSTTSTPLS; encoded by the coding sequence ATGCCCTCCAGCCCTGCCCCGAGCGCCGTCCCCGGACCGCTCGGCTCCGTCGTCGACCAGATGAAGCCGCACCTGCGCGGCTGGTTGCACCTCGGTATGGTGCCGGTCGCCCTGGTCGCGGGCGCCGTTCTCGTCGCCCTCGCACCGACGACGGGCGCCGCGGTGGCCTCCCTGGTCTTCGCCATCACCGGGGTGCTGCTCTTCGGCACCTCCGCGCTCTACCACCGCGGTCGCTGGAGCCCCCGGACGGCCCGGCTGCTCAAGCGGTGGGACCATGCCAACATCTTCCTCATCATCGCCGGCACCTACACGCCCTTCGCCGTCCTGCTCCTGCCTCCGGGGCAGCAGCGCCTGCTGCTCTGGGTCGTGTGGTCGGGCGCCATCGCCGGGGTGTTCTTCCGCGTCTTCTGGGTCGGTGCACCGCGTTGGCTCTACACCGGGGTCTACATCGCCCTCGGCTGGGTGGCGATCTTCTTCCTCGTCCCCATGTGGCGCACCGGAGGCCCGCTCGTCGTCGGCCTCATCGCCCTGGGCGGGCTGTTCTACACCCTCGGCGCGGTGGTCTACGGCCTGCGCCGCCCGGACCCCTCGCCGCGCTGGTTCGGTTTCCACGAGGTCTTCCACGCCTTCACCGTCGCCGCCTTCGCCTCCCACTGGGCCGCCGCATACCTCAGCCTGAGCACAACCTCGACCCCCCTGTCCTGA